The DNA segment ATGGAGTCAAGCCTGTAGATAGGGGCGGAACTAGATGCATACTAGCACCCccctaaatttttttaaaaatgtaatatagtatataaataagtataatttttcttaagttttaaaatttttactgaAATTAGCCCCCCCGATATttaagatttcaaaatttttattgaaattatttttcaaatctcattttttacTCTTAACTTATCACATTACTTGCACTCAAATATTCTGAGTTGCTTACCACTAcaccttaaaaataaaaatactcaaGCTGACAAGCCATCATTAGACTTTTCTCCTTTAGGCTTTAGCACAGCTGCACCTCTACGAACTACATGATTTGACTCTCTTTTAGCACATTGCACTTGCAAAAGCCTCAACTCTGCAGCTCTGCTTGAttagattttttcaaactttcaatacACTGCACGCTATAGCCTACATACCTTTCTCCTTCAGCATACTAGTGTGGCTCATATGcagagggattttttttttttcattaagaAACTACAGAAGTGCAATTTCAAGAGAGAAACAGAGGTAGTGCAATTTCGAAGGAAAAGTGTGTACAATACTGTGTGTGGGTTGTGGCTTTTACGAAGATGGAGAGATGAATCACTTGAGAACCTGAGGGTAGCTTTCAAAGATAAAAGAGAGTTGTTTTCAATAGCCCAGGTGGAGGTAGGCTCTTGGTCCTCTATGTACTACTAGCaagttctttatttattttttatttttttgacttttttgtgTTGATGCTTTATGCAATGACGTTGCTGTTGTTGGTTTTGCTgaattgcctttttttttttttttttttgtcatttggaTTTGGGGAATTGCTTCCGTTGGAACTTGGATATGTTATTGTCATttgcttctattttttttttccacttagTAATAAATACAAACCatacaaaaaaaatctaacaaCTCTATATCATTACTTATTAGGTACTTTTTAggtttattcttaatttatatatttttcttaaagtatAGAAAAATATGAGCAAGCCAAGAACAattgattctttttttaaaaagaaagatgtggACAATTCAGAGAGTAATATACATTTAGAGAGCTCGGTAACAACGGAACATGATATTTTTACCATTGACGAGCGTCCTTCTAAAACTTCAAGAATCCAACCTGAAGAGATGGATGCTACATCTTTGGAACGTGATGCAGGATTACGtccacaaatatgaaaatttcctTCTAACCTACAAGGCGAGATCCGACGTGCATATCTTAAAGCTGGTCCATATCAACCtaaacttttagaatatccATTTCAGGAATAGGCAATCAACGTCGTcgatttcaattttcttgatttCAAAGATATTCAAATTGGTTGGAGTACTCGCCATCGAAGAATGCTATATTTTGTCTTCCATACTACATTTTTGCTAAGAAATCAACAGGTCGTCCAGGATCAGATGTATTTGCCAATAAAGGTTTTGACAAttggaaaaaatgaatgatagaaTGAATTATCCTTTAATAAGACATGTCGGGAGATATTCAAATTCACCACATAAAAATGCTATAAAATGTTGTGAGGATCTAATGAATCAGTCAAAACATATTGACAAGTTAGTTGAAAAACAAGTATCACAAGCGATGGAGAATAATCGGTTGCAGCTCAAAACTTTGATAGAAAGTGTTCGTTGGCTTACGTTCCAAGCTTGTGCCTTTAGAGGTTATGATGAAAGCTCTGACTCAAAAAATCAAGTTAACTTCATTAAACTGATAAAACTTTTGACAAGTTATAATGATCAAGTTAATGGAGTTGTCATAGAAAATGCTCCACAGAATGCCAAATATACATCACCCAAAATTCAAAAGGAAATTTTGCATATATTTGCAAATAAAGTGCGAAATGTGATTCGCGAAGAAATTAGAGATgccaaattttgtattcttgtTGACAAAGCTCGGGATGAGTCTAAAAGAGAACAAATGGTTATCATTTTGAGGTTGTTGATAAAGATGGTTTTATTAGAGAGCGATTTTTTTCATATTGTGCATGTTAAAGATACTATGGCACTAACTTTAAAAAATGAGCTATGTGCTATTCTTTCTAGTTACGACCTTCAAATTGAGAATATTTGATATCAGAGATATGATGGAGAAAGTAATATGCGCGGTGAATGGAATGGATTACAagctttatttcttaaaaattgtCCCTATGCATATTATATGCATTGTTGCGCTCATAAACTACAATTAGCTTTAGTAGCAGCCTCTAGAGAAGCCAAACATGTTCATCAGTTCTTTGTCCATTTGACATCCATTATCAATATTATTGCTGGTTCTTCTAAACGTCATGATGAATTGCAATCTGCTCAAGCTGCTGAAATTGAAAGTTTGATCGCTTCTAAAGAGATTGAGACTGGAAAATGGGCAAATCAAATTGGCACGCTACAACGAGCTGGAGATACTAGATGGGGATCTCATTTTCAATCTGTTTGTAGCTTGATGAGGATGTTCAGTGCTATTTGCTCAGTTATCAATACTATTTCAAATGAGGGATCAAATTATTCTCAACGTGGTGATTCTAAAGCG comes from the Carya illinoinensis cultivar Pawnee chromosome 8, C.illinoinensisPawnee_v1, whole genome shotgun sequence genome and includes:
- the LOC122274616 gene encoding zinc finger MYM-type protein 1-like; translated protein: MENNRLQLKTLIESVRWLTFQACAFRGYDESSDSKNQVNFIKLIKLLTSYNDQVNGVVIENAPQNAKYTSPKIQKEILHIFANKVRNVIREEIRDAKFCILVDKARDESKREQMRYDGESNMRGEWNGLQALFLKNCPYAYYMHCCAHKLQLALVAASREAKHVHQFFVHLTSIINIIAGSSKRHDELQSAQAAEIESLIASKEIETGKWANQIGTLQRAGDTRWGSHFQSVCSLMRMFSAICSVINTISNEGSNYSQRGDSKAAYMILTYFEFIF